TGTACATGAACGCCACGTGCGTGCGGTCCGGGATGACCTGCACGATGTCGCCGCTGAACAGCGCACCGTCCCCGCGGTCCCAGTGCAGCACCGTGCCGCCGGTGAAGTGCACCCCCAGGTTGATCAGCGTCAGGCCGGGCGCGAGCTGCGTCGAGGTGCCCTCCCACAGCTGGATCGCCGGGTCCGGGCGGCCGATCCACTGCGCGTCGCCGGCGTGCAGGTGCACCGGGGCGTCGAAGGCGTGGGCCCACTCCACCATCGTGGTGTAGTAGTGCGGGTGGCTGATCGCGATGCCGTCCAGCCCGCCGAGCTCGCCGATGGTCCGGACGATCTCGTCGTCGAGGTAGGCCACGCAGTCCCACAGGAAGTTGCCGGCCTCGGTGCGCAGCAGCAGGGCCCGCTGCCCGATCGCGAACCGCGGCTCGCAGCCGATGCCCAGCACCTCGCCCTGCTCCCGGATGAGCGCCGTGCGCTCACCGGAGCGCAGCTCCTCCAGGTCGGTCCACTGCTGCCCGTCGGCCGGCACGTACTGGCGCTCGTCCTCGCAGACCGGGCAGTCCGGTCGCGGGTGGGCGTACTGCGTGCCGCAGGTGGCGCAGATCGGCAGCGGAGTGGTGGGCATGGCGGGCGTCCTCTCCGTCGTCACGAGCCGCAGCGTAACGCCGTCGGGACGGCGTGCGGTGGGCTTCCCGTGGAGGAGCGCCCGCAGCCGCGGCGCCCGGGTCCGGCGCGCTCCGGCTCAGCGCGCGGCCGGGCGGACGACGACGACCGGGCAGCGCGCGTGGGTCACGCAGTGCTGGCTCACCGACCCCAGGAGCGCGCCGACGAACCCACCGTGGCCCCGGCTGCCCACCACGAGGAGGTCGGCGTCCCGGGCCCGCTCCAGCAGCGACCCCGCCGCCGGACCGCACACCGCGTCCTGGTGGACGGGAACGGACGTCGCCAGCTCCGCCGCGGTCTCCTCGACGACCCGCCGGAGCACCTGCTCCGCCCGCGTCCGCACCTCCTCGTCCGAGATCACCGGCGGCACGGGCGCGGCCTCGACGAGCACCGGCGGCGCCCACGCGATCAGCGCCGTGACGGTGCCCCCGCACCGTTCGGCGTAGCGCAGCGCCCACCGGAGCGCGTCCCGCGACCCCGGCGAGCCGTCCACCCCGACGACGATCCGCGGCTCGTCCTCGCTCATCTCCCCCACGCTCCGAACCTCGCCCACCGTCCGGTTACCCGCGCGGGCCCGAGCTCGCACCTCGCCGGGTCCCCTGTGGACACCACGGGCGGGCGCCCGCGGGTCGCGCGCCCGCGTCCGGGGTATCCGACGGACGTCGGCGACGAGCGCATGACGGAGGGCGCCATGGGGACACCGGAGCAGCCCGTCGTGGCCGCTGTGGACGGGTCGGAGGGTTCGGCGCGGGCCGCGCGCTGGGCGGCCGAGGAGGCCGGCCGGCGGCACGCGGGACTCCGGCTCGTGATCGTCAACGACGATCCGGTGCGAGCGGAGTTCGCGGAACGGGCGGTGGAGAAGGTCGCGGCGGCGTGCCGCACCCGGACACCGGAGGTCGAGGTCGGCACCGAGGTCGCCGACGGGCATCCCGTCGAGGAGCTGGTGCGCCGCAGCGCCCAGGCGCAGCTGCTGGTGCTCGGCGCTCGCGGGCTCGGCGGCTTCACCGAAGCACTGCTGGGCGGGGTGAGCACGACGGTGGCCACGCACGCGTCGTGCCCGGTGGTCGTCGTGCGCGAGAACGTCCCCACCACCGTGGGGCCGGTGGTCGTCGGGGTGGACGGCTCCCCGAGCAGCCAGCGGGCCCTGCTGTTCGCCCACGACGCGGCCGCCCGGTTGCACGCCGAGCTGGTCGTCGTGCAGGTCTGGCACGAGGTGGGGCTGCTCGCGGGCCTGCTCGCACCGCAGGACCGGGACCGCGTGCAGCAGGAGGTCGAGCGGTCGCTGGCGGAGCAGACCGCCACGGTGCGCGACCTGCGGCCGGAGGTCCGCACCCGCGAGGTGGTCGAGCGCGGCCACCCGGTGGCGGCGCTGATCGACGCCTCCCGCGACGCGCGGCTGCTCGTCGTGGGGCACCGAGGGGTCGGGGGCTTCGACGGGGTGTTCCTGGGCTCGGTGGCGGCCGGGGTGCTGCACCACGCCGTGTGCCCGGTGGCCGTGGTCCGCGACACCGGGGGGACGCGCTGACCGGTCCCGCCCGCGGGGCGCCGCGGCTAGCATGGCCGCGGCGGCCCCGGCCGTCGCGTCCACGGCCACCGAACCCCGGCAAGCGCCGGGAAGACC
This region of Saccharopolyspora hordei genomic DNA includes:
- a CDS encoding MBL fold metallo-hydrolase; this encodes MPTTPLPICATCGTQYAHPRPDCPVCEDERQYVPADGQQWTDLEELRSGERTALIREQGEVLGIGCEPRFAIGQRALLLRTEAGNFLWDCVAYLDDEIVRTIGELGGLDGIAISHPHYYTTMVEWAHAFDAPVHLHAGDAQWIGRPDPAIQLWEGTSTQLAPGLTLINLGVHFTGGTVLHWDRGDGALFSGDIVQVIPDRTHVAFMYSYPNLVPERPSVVERAARTLAQYRFEALYGAWWDAVILSGADRVVQRSAERYLRFVRDEP
- a CDS encoding universal stress protein, whose product is MSEDEPRIVVGVDGSPGSRDALRWALRYAERCGGTVTALIAWAPPVLVEAAPVPPVISDEEVRTRAEQVLRRVVEETAAELATSVPVHQDAVCGPAAGSLLERARDADLLVVGSRGHGGFVGALLGSVSQHCVTHARCPVVVVRPAAR
- a CDS encoding universal stress protein — encoded protein: MGTPEQPVVAAVDGSEGSARAARWAAEEAGRRHAGLRLVIVNDDPVRAEFAERAVEKVAAACRTRTPEVEVGTEVADGHPVEELVRRSAQAQLLVLGARGLGGFTEALLGGVSTTVATHASCPVVVVRENVPTTVGPVVVGVDGSPSSQRALLFAHDAAARLHAELVVVQVWHEVGLLAGLLAPQDRDRVQQEVERSLAEQTATVRDLRPEVRTREVVERGHPVAALIDASRDARLLVVGHRGVGGFDGVFLGSVAAGVLHHAVCPVAVVRDTGGTR